In Zingiber officinale cultivar Zhangliang chromosome 8B, Zo_v1.1, whole genome shotgun sequence, a single genomic region encodes these proteins:
- the LOC122013732 gene encoding agamous-like MADS-box protein AGL61 has translation MVATKKTTTGRQRTKKTTTGRQRIEMKAIQKEAARQVCFSKRRAGVFKKASELFVLCGAEIAVLAFSPSGKPFSYGHPSVESILERFFGGSADAAPATPPRHPLSAVLVQALGRQEKELRERLEAGKRRKAALEEALRGPQWGPVGGADVEELGLPELDLLQP, from the coding sequence ATGGTGGCGACGAAGAAGACGACCACGGGGAGGCAGAGGACGAAGAAGACGACCACGGGGAGGCAGAGGATCGAGATGAAAGCTATCCAGAAGGAGGCGGCGCGGCAGGTGTGCTTCTCCAAGCGGCGTGCCGGCGTGTTCAAGAAGGCCAGCGAGCTCTTTGTTCTCTGCGGCGCCGAGATCGCTGTCCTCGCCTTCTCGCCCAGCGGCAAGCCCTTCTCCTACGGTCACCCCTCCGTCGAGTCAATCTTGGAACGGTTTTTCGGTGGCAGTGCCGACGCTGCGCCTGCTACCCCGCCGCGGCACCCTCTCTCCGCCGTGCTGGTTCAGGCGCTCGGCCGCCAGGAGAAGGAGCTGAGGGAGCGGCTCGAGGCAGGGAAGAGGAGGAAGGCGGCGCTCGAGGAGGCGCTGCGGGGGCCGCAGTGGGGCCCGGTGGGCGGCGCTGATGTGGAGGAGCTCGGGCTGCCGGAGCTCGACCTGCTGCAGCCGTAG